The following proteins come from a genomic window of Nocardioides albertanoniae:
- the truB gene encoding tRNA pseudouridine(55) synthase TruB — translation MSAAPAKALPGLVVVDKPAGITSHDVVARVRRLAGTRKVGHAGTLDPMATGVLILGVERATRLLGHLMLTEKSYSATVRLGVSTATDDAEGEVVATSSAAGIAAEDVRSAFAAQVGDILQVPTAVSAIKVDGKRAYQRVRDGEQVELKARPVTVHELTVGEIREEGDVVDVDIDVRCSSGTYIRAIARDVGEALGLGGHLTALRRTAVGPYDLDVARTLDELTDDFGVLPLTDAARAAFPALDLSEEQAQAVRYGRKLEIALDQITAVFSPDGEFLALYEPINPELAKATAVFVG, via the coding sequence GTGAGTGCGGCTCCTGCGAAGGCGCTCCCTGGGCTCGTCGTCGTCGACAAGCCTGCCGGGATCACCTCCCACGATGTCGTCGCGCGTGTCCGGCGCCTGGCCGGCACCCGCAAGGTCGGGCATGCGGGCACGTTGGACCCGATGGCCACCGGCGTACTCATCCTCGGGGTCGAACGTGCCACCCGGCTGCTGGGTCATCTGATGCTGACTGAGAAGTCCTACTCGGCGACGGTGCGGCTCGGGGTCTCCACGGCCACTGACGACGCCGAGGGTGAGGTCGTCGCGACCTCCTCGGCTGCCGGGATCGCCGCGGAGGACGTACGCAGCGCCTTCGCCGCGCAGGTCGGCGACATCCTCCAGGTGCCGACGGCCGTCTCTGCGATCAAGGTCGACGGCAAGCGGGCCTACCAACGTGTACGCGACGGGGAGCAGGTGGAGCTGAAGGCTCGACCGGTCACGGTCCACGAGCTCACCGTCGGCGAGATCCGTGAGGAGGGCGACGTCGTCGATGTCGACATCGACGTCCGCTGCTCTTCGGGCACCTATATCCGCGCGATCGCCCGTGATGTCGGCGAGGCTCTCGGTCTCGGCGGGCATCTGACCGCGCTGCGCCGCACGGCCGTCGGACCCTACGACCTCGACGTCGCCAGGACCCTCGACGAGCTGACCGACGACTTCGGCGTGCTGCCCCTGACCGATGCGGCTCGCGCCGCCTTCCCTGCGCTCGACCTCTCCGAGGAGCAGGCGCAAGCCGTGCGCTACGGCCGCAAGCTCGAGATCGCCCTCGACCAGATCACCGCCGTCTTCTCACCCGACGGTGAGTTCCTCGCCCTCTACGAGCCCATCAATCCCGAGCTCGCCAAGGCCACCGCCGTCTTCGTCGGCTGA
- the rpsO gene encoding 30S ribosomal protein S15: MAVGTDAETKKKIIAEHATTEGDTGSPEVQIALLTHRISHLTEHLKGHKHDHHSRRGLLLLVGQRRRLLNYLQKKDIERYRSIIEKLGLRR; the protein is encoded by the coding sequence ATGGCAGTAGGAACTGACGCGGAGACCAAGAAGAAGATCATCGCCGAGCACGCCACCACCGAGGGTGACACCGGCTCGCCGGAGGTGCAGATCGCGCTGCTCACGCACCGCATCTCGCACCTGACCGAGCACCTCAAGGGGCACAAGCACGACCACCACAGCCGTCGTGGTCTGCTGCTGCTCGTCGGCCAGCGCCGCCGCCTTCTCAACTACCTTCAGAAGAAGGACATCGAGCGTTACCGCTCGATCATCGAGAAGCTCGGCCTCCGTCGCTGA
- the infB gene encoding translation initiation factor IF-2 yields the protein MAKTRVHELAKEFGVESKFVLEKFKEMGEFVKSASSTVELPAEMRFRKEIGPGLKSGGNGGSSSTGEKPAPKPAAPKPGPKPGPKKAAEKPAEPEAPAAKAPAAPKPAPKPAPKPAAAPEAPEAPAASAPAAPKPTPKAAPKPGAPKPGAPKPGARPQAPAARGGQGGQGGAGRPGPRPVGKPGAPRPGNNPFSSNQGMGRPRPGGQGGGQGGQGGAPAGGDQRPPRPAASREGGQGGQGGGRSGSGMPRPNPAMMPKSPAAFGARPGGGPGGGRGGAPGRPGGGGRPGAGGRPGGGGAPGRPGGFGGRPGGGRPGGRGTTQGAFGRPGGPSRRGRKSKRARRQEFEAMEAPTIGGIRVRKGNGETVRLARGASLTDFAEKIGVDPAQLVQMLFGLGEMVTATESVNDETLELLGEELNYVVQVVSPEDEDRELLESFDIELGDEGDESDWTVRPPVVTVMGHVDHGKTKLLDAIRDANVIEGEAGGITQHIGAYQVSTEVEGTERKITFIDTPGHEAFTAMRARGSQSSDLAVLVVAADDGVMPQTIEALNHAKAAGVPIVVAINKIDKPEADPTKIRGQLTEYGVIPEEYGGDTMFVEISAKSRINIEGLLEAVVLTADASLDLQANAVQDAQGIVIEAHLDRGRGPVATILVQRGTLRVGESIVAGPAHGRVRAMIDEYGNEITEATPSRPAMVLGLSAVPGAGQSFLVVEDDRMARQIAEKREARERAALQAKRRVRRTLEDFMASMEKGESQELNLILKGDVSGSVEALEDALAKVDVGGDEVSIRVIDRGVGAITETNVDLAAASDAIIIGFNVRPQGKATELADREGVEIRYYSVIYQAIEEIEAALKGMLKPEYEEKSLGKAEIRAIFRSSKAGNIAGCMVTEGLIRRNAKVRVLRDGSVVADNLDLASLRREKDDAAEVREGFECGLVLKNFQDIKEGDFIEAFEMVEIPRG from the coding sequence GTGGCTAAGACCCGAGTCCACGAACTCGCCAAAGAGTTCGGAGTCGAGAGCAAGTTCGTTCTCGAGAAGTTCAAAGAGATGGGTGAGTTCGTCAAGTCGGCGAGCTCGACCGTCGAGCTGCCCGCGGAGATGCGTTTCCGCAAGGAGATCGGCCCCGGCCTGAAGTCCGGCGGCAACGGTGGCTCCTCGTCCACCGGCGAGAAGCCTGCTCCCAAGCCGGCAGCACCCAAGCCCGGCCCGAAGCCTGGCCCCAAGAAGGCCGCCGAGAAGCCTGCCGAGCCCGAGGCCCCCGCGGCCAAGGCACCGGCCGCCCCGAAGCCTGCTCCCAAGCCGGCCCCGAAGCCCGCAGCCGCGCCGGAGGCCCCCGAGGCCCCCGCCGCATCGGCTCCGGCGGCTCCCAAGCCGACCCCGAAGGCTGCCCCCAAGCCGGGTGCGCCCAAGCCGGGTGCCCCGAAGCCGGGTGCTCGCCCGCAGGCCCCCGCGGCCCGCGGCGGCCAGGGTGGTCAGGGTGGCGCGGGCCGTCCCGGACCTCGTCCGGTCGGCAAGCCCGGTGCTCCGCGCCCCGGCAACAACCCGTTCTCCTCCAACCAGGGCATGGGGCGTCCGCGCCCCGGCGGCCAGGGTGGTGGCCAGGGCGGTCAGGGCGGTGCCCCGGCCGGCGGCGACCAGCGTCCCCCGCGTCCCGCGGCCTCCCGTGAGGGTGGCCAGGGTGGTCAGGGCGGCGGCCGTTCCGGTTCCGGTATGCCTCGCCCCAACCCGGCGATGATGCCGAAGTCGCCCGCTGCGTTCGGTGCCCGTCCTGGTGGCGGCCCCGGCGGCGGTCGCGGCGGTGCCCCGGGTCGTCCCGGTGGCGGTGGCCGTCCGGGTGCCGGCGGTCGTCCTGGTGGCGGCGGTGCCCCGGGTCGTCCCGGTGGTTTCGGTGGTCGTCCCGGTGGCGGTCGTCCCGGTGGTCGTGGCACCACCCAGGGTGCCTTCGGTCGCCCCGGCGGTCCCTCGCGTCGTGGACGGAAGTCGAAGCGGGCGCGTCGCCAGGAGTTCGAGGCCATGGAGGCCCCGACGATCGGTGGCATCCGCGTACGCAAGGGCAACGGCGAGACCGTGCGTCTCGCCCGTGGCGCCTCGCTGACCGACTTCGCGGAGAAGATCGGCGTCGACCCGGCTCAGCTGGTGCAGATGCTGTTCGGCCTCGGTGAGATGGTCACCGCGACCGAGTCCGTCAACGACGAGACGCTCGAGCTGCTCGGTGAGGAGCTCAACTACGTCGTCCAGGTCGTCTCCCCGGAGGACGAGGACCGCGAGCTGCTGGAGTCCTTCGACATCGAGCTCGGCGACGAGGGCGACGAGTCCGACTGGACCGTCCGACCGCCGGTCGTGACCGTCATGGGTCACGTCGACCACGGTAAGACCAAGCTGCTCGACGCCATCCGTGACGCCAACGTCATCGAGGGCGAGGCCGGTGGCATCACCCAGCACATCGGTGCCTACCAGGTCTCGACCGAGGTCGAGGGCACCGAGCGCAAGATCACCTTCATCGACACCCCGGGTCACGAGGCGTTCACCGCCATGCGTGCTCGTGGTTCGCAGTCCTCGGACCTCGCGGTCCTCGTGGTCGCGGCCGATGACGGCGTGATGCCGCAGACGATCGAGGCGCTCAACCACGCCAAGGCCGCCGGTGTCCCGATCGTGGTCGCGATCAACAAGATCGACAAGCCCGAGGCCGACCCGACCAAGATCCGTGGTCAGCTCACCGAATACGGCGTCATCCCCGAGGAGTACGGCGGCGACACCATGTTCGTCGAGATCTCGGCCAAGTCGCGGATCAACATCGAGGGCCTCCTGGAGGCCGTCGTGCTGACCGCCGACGCCTCGCTCGACCTGCAGGCCAACGCCGTCCAGGACGCTCAGGGCATCGTGATCGAGGCTCACCTCGACCGTGGCCGCGGCCCCGTCGCGACCATCCTGGTCCAGCGCGGCACGCTGCGTGTGGGTGAGTCGATCGTGGCAGGTCCGGCCCACGGCCGCGTCCGCGCGATGATCGACGAGTACGGCAACGAGATCACCGAGGCGACCCCGTCGCGTCCGGCGATGGTGCTGGGTCTGTCCGCAGTCCCGGGTGCCGGTCAGAGCTTCCTGGTCGTCGAGGACGACCGGATGGCTCGCCAGATCGCCGAGAAGCGCGAGGCTCGTGAGCGTGCCGCGCTGCAGGCCAAGCGCCGCGTACGCCGCACGCTGGAGGACTTCATGGCCTCCATGGAGAAGGGCGAGAGCCAGGAGCTCAACCTCATCCTCAAGGGCGACGTGTCCGGTTCGGTCGAGGCGCTCGAGGACGCTCTGGCGAAGGTCGACGTGGGTGGCGACGAGGTCAGCATCCGCGTCATCGACCGCGGTGTCGGTGCGATCACCGAGACCAACGTCGACCTGGCCGCTGCCTCCGACGCGATCATCATCGGCTTCAACGTCCGCCCGCAGGGCAAGGCGACGGAGCTGGCTGACCGCGAGGGTGTCGAGATCCGCTACTACTCGGTCATCTACCAGGCGATCGAGGAGATCGAGGCTGCTCTCAAGGGCATGCTCAAGCCGGAGTACGAGGAGAAGTCCCTCGGCAAGGCGGAGATCCGTGCGATCTTCCGCTCGTCGAAGGCCGGAAACATCGCCGGTTGTATGGTCACCGAGGGCCTCATCCGCCGCAACGCCAAGGTTCGCGTGCTGCGCGACGGCTCCGTGGTGGCCGACAACCTCGACCTGGCCTCGCTGCGCCGTGAGAAGGACGATGCCGCCGAGGTCCGCGAGGGCTTCGAGTGCGGTCTGGTCCTGAAGAACTTCCAGGACATCAAGGAAGGCGACTTCATCGAAGCCTTCGAGATGGTGGAGATTCCCCGGGGCTGA
- a CDS encoding molybdopterin-dependent oxidoreductase: MTSPGLNRRTFLTTAALGAAAVGTTQAGASVTSRAAAGAPAILKPLPAERFIDYGTNAETRWDSVDPRRYLTPQADLFVRNHTATPQIDPAAYELKIFGDGLRDPAGASLSLDDIKAFRHVETTSVHECTGNGRSFFTTQQGQEVSGTAWTLGAVGAVRWKGVRLEDVLTAVGIRQDAVSVQAAGLDASYVDKGVDHGRVRRPFPVEKAYDDALLVWGANGEDLLPDHGYPLRLLLPGWIGIASIKWLGSLEVSTSVLTSPWDTKWYNVDGPLTVNPVRSALELEWGAEIPARDRIVLTGRSWSGKAPITRVEVSTDGGATWKAAIQHAPGRPTGGHGLGWAQWAHTWRDPEPGAYEILVRATDRAGRTQPDVAAHNPGGYFFDAVVRHPVTVV; this comes from the coding sequence ATGACGTCCCCAGGTCTGAACCGACGCACCTTCCTGACCACCGCCGCGCTCGGCGCGGCTGCGGTCGGCACCACCCAGGCCGGCGCGTCGGTGACGTCCCGCGCCGCCGCGGGCGCTCCGGCCATCCTCAAGCCGCTGCCGGCGGAGCGGTTCATCGACTACGGCACCAACGCCGAGACCCGCTGGGACTCGGTCGACCCGCGCCGCTACCTGACGCCGCAGGCCGACCTGTTCGTGCGCAACCACACCGCCACCCCGCAGATCGACCCCGCTGCGTACGAGCTCAAGATCTTCGGCGACGGCCTGCGCGACCCCGCCGGTGCGAGCCTCTCCCTGGACGACATCAAGGCCTTCCGTCACGTCGAGACGACCTCCGTCCACGAGTGCACCGGCAACGGCCGCAGCTTCTTCACCACCCAGCAGGGTCAGGAGGTCAGCGGCACCGCGTGGACGCTCGGGGCTGTCGGGGCGGTCCGCTGGAAGGGCGTACGCCTCGAGGACGTGCTCACTGCCGTGGGCATCCGCCAGGACGCGGTCTCCGTGCAGGCCGCCGGGCTCGACGCGAGCTACGTGGACAAGGGGGTCGACCACGGCCGGGTGCGGCGCCCGTTCCCCGTCGAGAAGGCCTACGACGACGCCCTGCTGGTGTGGGGCGCCAACGGCGAGGACCTGCTGCCCGACCACGGCTACCCGCTGCGACTGCTGCTGCCCGGCTGGATCGGCATCGCGAGCATCAAGTGGCTCGGCTCGCTGGAGGTGTCCACGAGCGTGCTGACCTCGCCGTGGGACACGAAGTGGTACAACGTCGACGGCCCGCTCACGGTCAACCCGGTCCGCTCCGCGCTCGAGCTGGAGTGGGGCGCCGAGATCCCGGCCAGGGACCGGATCGTGCTGACCGGCCGCTCGTGGTCCGGCAAGGCTCCGATCACCCGCGTCGAGGTCAGCACCGACGGGGGAGCGACCTGGAAGGCCGCGATCCAGCACGCTCCGGGGCGGCCGACCGGCGGTCACGGGCTCGGCTGGGCGCAGTGGGCCCACACCTGGCGTGACCCCGAGCCGGGGGCGTACGAGATCCTCGTCCGGGCCACCGACCGTGCCGGTCGCACCCAGCCCGACGTCGCCGCCCACAACCCCGGCGGCTACTTCTTCGACGCCGTCGTACGCCACCCGGTCACCGTGGTCTGA
- a CDS encoding PadR family transcriptional regulator translates to MDTTQLLKGVLDLTVLAVVDGEDAYGYEIVRKLRDNGLTDVGEASVYGTLRRLYAVGALTSYVVPSESGPHRKYYGITPAGQGQLKRQSEDWSHFSNTVTEILQGANA, encoded by the coding sequence ATGGATACCACCCAGCTGCTCAAAGGGGTGCTCGACCTGACCGTTCTGGCCGTCGTGGACGGCGAGGATGCCTACGGCTACGAAATCGTCCGCAAGCTCCGCGACAATGGGCTCACGGACGTGGGAGAGGCGTCGGTCTACGGCACCCTGCGGCGGCTGTATGCCGTGGGTGCCCTGACGTCCTACGTCGTGCCGTCGGAGTCGGGTCCGCACCGCAAGTACTACGGCATCACGCCTGCCGGACAAGGCCAGCTCAAGCGACAGAGCGAGGACTGGTCCCACTTCTCCAACACCGTCACCGAGATCCTTCAAGGGGCAAACGCATGA
- a CDS encoding YlxR family protein — MQRGPVRTCIGCRKRAAKRELLRVTAGSDSNGQPAVVPDPTATAPGRGAHIHPTRECYELAVRRKAFTRALKTQGGLSSTPVEDHLDPRQTPMTVEDGRLTRNWSKSS, encoded by the coding sequence ATGCAGCGCGGACCCGTCCGCACCTGTATCGGTTGCCGTAAGCGAGCTGCCAAGCGCGAGTTGTTGCGGGTGACCGCCGGCTCGGACAGCAACGGCCAGCCGGCCGTCGTGCCCGATCCGACTGCCACCGCACCCGGGCGTGGGGCGCACATTCACCCGACGCGCGAGTGCTACGAACTCGCGGTGCGCCGGAAGGCGTTCACCCGGGCCCTCAAAACCCAGGGCGGGCTTTCCAGCACACCGGTTGAGGATCACCTCGATCCGCGCCAGACACCCATGACCGTCGAAGACGGTCGACTGACCAGGAATTGGAGCAAAAGCTCATGA
- a CDS encoding bifunctional riboflavin kinase/FAD synthetase produces the protein MFWRSLSEVPAGLGRTCVVVGNFDGVHLGHQHVLRRGREVADADELALVAVTFDPHPMAVLRPEHAPGVLTTMQERAELLLAAGADAVLALPFDMEMANWSPDDFAQRVLVDALHAQACVVGANFRYGCKAAGDVAELAAYGQAHDFSVEGIPLDGGPQVWSSTYIRTCLASGDVTGAAEALGRPYSVRGVVVKGDQRGRELGFPTANVPADSMTAVPPDGVYAGWLTQCATGERLPAAISVGTNPTFEGVVGRRVESYVLDRDDLELYGVEVEVAFVERLRGMVAFEGIEALVDQMHDDVRQAREILRTEQ, from the coding sequence GTGTTCTGGAGAAGTCTGAGCGAGGTGCCGGCCGGTCTCGGCCGCACCTGCGTGGTGGTCGGCAACTTCGACGGCGTCCATCTCGGTCACCAGCATGTGCTGCGCCGCGGCCGAGAGGTCGCCGACGCCGACGAGCTCGCTCTGGTCGCGGTCACCTTCGATCCGCACCCGATGGCCGTGCTGCGCCCCGAGCACGCCCCTGGTGTGCTCACCACGATGCAGGAGCGGGCCGAGCTGCTGCTCGCGGCCGGCGCCGACGCCGTGCTGGCGCTGCCCTTCGACATGGAGATGGCCAACTGGTCGCCCGACGACTTCGCCCAGCGGGTGCTCGTCGACGCCCTGCACGCGCAGGCGTGCGTGGTGGGCGCCAACTTCCGCTACGGATGCAAGGCCGCCGGCGACGTCGCCGAACTGGCCGCCTACGGCCAGGCCCACGACTTCTCCGTCGAGGGCATCCCCCTCGACGGAGGGCCGCAGGTGTGGTCCTCGACCTACATCCGTACGTGCCTGGCCAGCGGCGACGTCACCGGAGCCGCCGAGGCGCTGGGCCGCCCCTACTCGGTGCGCGGGGTCGTCGTGAAGGGCGACCAGCGCGGCCGGGAGCTCGGCTTCCCGACGGCCAACGTGCCCGCCGACTCGATGACCGCGGTGCCGCCCGACGGCGTCTATGCGGGCTGGCTGACGCAGTGTGCCACCGGGGAGCGGCTGCCTGCGGCCATCTCGGTCGGCACCAACCCCACCTTCGAGGGTGTCGTCGGTCGCCGGGTCGAGTCGTACGTGCTCGACCGCGACGACCTCGAGCTCTACGGAGTGGAGGTCGAGGTGGCGTTCGTGGAGCGACTGCGCGGCATGGTCGCCTTCGAGGGCATCGAGGCGCTCGTCGACCAGATGCACGACGACGTGCGGCAGGCGCGCGAGATCTTGAGGACCGAGCAGTAA
- the rbfA gene encoding 30S ribosome-binding factor RbfA, with amino-acid sequence MNMSSPRVRRIADRIKVIVAQMLERRIKDPRIGFVTITDVRVTGDSQQATIFYTVLGADSEAELAGTAAALESAKGLIRSEVAKQLGTRTAPTLDFIHDALPETARHLDDVLARAKAQDDAVAAARGETYAGEADPYKKPRADEDDWDEDDEE; translated from the coding sequence ATGAACATGAGTAGCCCACGGGTTCGTCGGATCGCTGACCGGATCAAGGTCATCGTGGCGCAGATGCTGGAGCGACGGATCAAGGATCCGCGGATCGGCTTCGTCACCATCACGGATGTCCGGGTGACCGGCGACAGTCAGCAGGCGACGATCTTCTACACGGTGCTGGGGGCCGACTCCGAGGCCGAGCTCGCCGGCACCGCCGCCGCGCTCGAGTCGGCCAAGGGGCTGATCCGCTCCGAGGTCGCCAAGCAGCTCGGCACGCGCACCGCTCCGACGCTCGATTTCATCCACGACGCGCTGCCTGAGACGGCGCGCCACCTCGACGACGTGCTCGCGCGAGCGAAGGCGCAAGACGACGCGGTCGCGGCGGCTCGTGGTGAGACCTACGCGGGCGAGGCCGACCCCTACAAGAAGCCGCGCGCGGACGAGGACGACTGGGACGAGGACGACGAGGAGTGA
- a CDS encoding penicillin acylase family protein, whose amino-acid sequence MDSLVRRATRSLAPLVLLGGVLSAPAAVADPGPPAYDATVRITEHGIPHITAGDWGSLGYGSGWATAGEATCTLADILLSARGERSRWLGAEKTYDDRVSKTTTNLDSDVLVGDLHNRQVVEKLLDSPAGPSARAREMVRGYAAGVNEWLRTHEITDPACADAPYIKPDATETDVWYGVYLANLIASAGQFVSEINQASPPSLTDPGLPDLPGALGLPSLPTTAAEVPAAAAKVDKQALLASLGRDPESDFGSNATAIGGESSSTGRGMLLGNPHFPWQGRYRFTQQHLTIPGEYDVAGASLIGSPAVNIGWNDDVAWSHTVSTAYRFTPYEYTTLGPGTRYLTPDGVRKAERREVEVEVKTASGTSTVTEDLYRTPEGYVVDSPSQLMAWGPQSFWAIRDANAEHLRTIDTFLGMGGASSAGDLLERQDAGGGVPWVNTIAADRHGDALYADHSVVPHVTDQLASRCMTVVGRLLDTVAGLPGLDGNRAGHSCAWGSDEAAQRPGIFGPEHLPDVQRRDWVMNANDSHWLPNPKARLEGYPAIIGCERCERTMRTQMVAGYVTDQLAAHGVETPDSLAGHEYDNRQRAAEVMKADGALDRVCRFTGEKEACGVLARWDGRSDATSVGTAIFTEFVQRAPSGLQLWRVPFDADDPLNTPRGLRTTPSTIKAMKDAIAAVEATGLPIDSPWGDYQVAGDRGAPPLPLGGGNGDLAGNANALASRNPAQNLDHARPITYGSSHIQAVSFGPHGAEPRTILTYGQHENPASPWSSDQTRLFSEEKWVDFPWTDAQIRADLVETVRLH is encoded by the coding sequence ATGGACAGCCTCGTACGCAGAGCCACCAGGTCCCTCGCCCCGCTGGTGCTCCTCGGGGGTGTGCTCAGCGCCCCGGCCGCCGTCGCGGACCCCGGTCCGCCGGCCTACGACGCGACCGTGCGGATCACCGAGCACGGGATCCCGCACATCACCGCCGGAGACTGGGGATCGCTCGGTTACGGCAGCGGCTGGGCGACCGCCGGCGAGGCGACCTGCACGCTGGCCGACATTCTGCTCAGCGCCCGCGGGGAGCGCTCGCGCTGGCTCGGCGCTGAGAAGACCTACGACGACAGGGTCTCCAAGACCACGACCAACCTCGACTCCGACGTGCTCGTCGGTGACCTCCACAACCGCCAGGTCGTGGAGAAGCTGCTCGACTCCCCCGCCGGACCGTCCGCGCGGGCGCGGGAGATGGTGCGCGGCTACGCGGCGGGGGTCAACGAGTGGCTGCGTACGCACGAGATCACCGACCCGGCCTGCGCCGACGCGCCCTACATCAAGCCCGACGCGACCGAGACCGACGTCTGGTACGGCGTCTATCTCGCCAACCTGATCGCCTCGGCGGGTCAGTTCGTGAGCGAGATCAACCAGGCCTCTCCCCCGTCGTTGACCGACCCCGGGCTGCCCGATCTCCCCGGCGCCCTGGGCCTGCCCTCGCTTCCCACCACGGCCGCCGAGGTGCCGGCCGCCGCCGCGAAGGTGGACAAGCAGGCGCTGCTGGCCTCGTTGGGCCGCGACCCCGAGAGCGACTTCGGGTCGAACGCGACCGCGATCGGCGGTGAGTCCAGCTCGACCGGTCGCGGGATGCTGCTCGGCAACCCGCACTTCCCGTGGCAGGGCCGCTACCGCTTCACCCAGCAGCACCTGACGATCCCCGGTGAGTATGACGTCGCCGGCGCCTCGCTGATCGGCTCGCCCGCGGTCAACATCGGCTGGAACGACGATGTCGCCTGGAGCCACACGGTCTCCACCGCCTACCGGTTCACGCCCTATGAATACACGACCCTCGGGCCGGGCACCCGCTATCTCACTCCTGACGGCGTCCGGAAGGCCGAGCGGCGTGAGGTGGAGGTCGAGGTCAAGACCGCCTCGGGCACCTCGACCGTCACCGAAGACCTCTACCGCACGCCCGAGGGCTATGTGGTCGACTCCCCCTCGCAGCTGATGGCGTGGGGGCCGCAGAGCTTCTGGGCGATCCGCGACGCCAACGCCGAGCACCTGCGCACCATCGACACCTTCCTCGGCATGGGTGGCGCCTCCTCGGCCGGCGACCTTCTCGAACGGCAGGACGCGGGCGGCGGGGTGCCGTGGGTCAACACGATCGCCGCCGACCGCCACGGCGACGCGCTCTACGCCGACCACTCGGTCGTGCCGCACGTCACCGACCAGCTCGCCTCACGCTGCATGACGGTCGTCGGGCGTCTCCTCGACACCGTCGCCGGCCTGCCCGGGCTCGACGGCAACCGCGCCGGTCACTCCTGCGCCTGGGGCTCCGACGAGGCGGCGCAACGGCCCGGCATCTTCGGGCCGGAGCATCTTCCCGACGTGCAGCGTCGCGACTGGGTCATGAACGCCAACGACTCCCACTGGCTGCCCAACCCGAAGGCGCGCCTCGAGGGCTATCCCGCGATCATCGGCTGCGAGCGATGCGAGCGGACGATGCGTACGCAGATGGTGGCGGGCTACGTCACCGACCAGCTCGCCGCCCACGGTGTCGAGACGCCCGACTCGCTGGCGGGTCACGAATACGACAACCGGCAGCGTGCCGCGGAGGTGATGAAGGCCGACGGCGCGCTCGACCGGGTCTGCCGGTTCACCGGCGAGAAGGAGGCGTGCGGCGTGCTCGCCCGCTGGGACGGCCGCTCGGACGCGACCTCGGTCGGCACCGCGATCTTCACCGAGTTCGTGCAGCGGGCTCCGAGCGGGCTGCAGCTGTGGCGGGTGCCGTTCGACGCCGACGACCCGCTCAACACCCCGCGCGGCCTGCGTACGACACCGAGCACCATCAAGGCGATGAAGGACGCCATCGCCGCCGTCGAAGCCACCGGTCTGCCGATCGACTCGCCCTGGGGCGACTATCAGGTCGCCGGCGACCGCGGTGCTCCCCCGCTGCCGCTCGGCGGCGGCAACGGCGATCTGGCCGGCAACGCCAACGCCCTCGCCTCCCGCAACCCGGCGCAGAACCTCGACCACGCCCGGCCGATCACCTACGGCTCCTCCCACATCCAGGCCGTCTCCTTCGGCCCCCACGGCGCCGAGCCCCGCACGATCCTGACCTACGGCCAGCACGAGAACCCCGCCTCACCCTGGTCCAGCGACCAGACCCGCCTCTTCTCCGAGGAGAAGTGGGTCGACTTCCCCTGGACCGACGCCCAGATCCGAGCCGACCTCGTCGAGACCGTACGCCTGCACTGA
- a CDS encoding acyl-CoA thioester hydrolase/BAAT C-terminal domain-containing protein, which produces MRETTLTDPEGILVEPEGATTGVLVLSGSSGRIETDRCRMLASHGVAAASIRYFGGAGQAAQACEVPVEVFDDTLADLHARYERLGVLGTSWGAQAALLLGTLHAEIDAVVGISPSHVVWAGLSVDRPQRSSWTVRGEAMPFVPFDQESIAEAVEGASEQGEPPSFCESYVSALEKYADRVPAATIAAERIAGEVLLVAGGDDALWPSALMAELVRRRRAVAGEETTIVSHAGAGHRVVLPGETPVAATAHRAWGGSEEADRELGVLALPEVLAVLRGRVTE; this is translated from the coding sequence GTGCGTGAGACCACTCTGACCGACCCCGAGGGCATCCTGGTGGAGCCCGAGGGGGCGACCACCGGCGTACTCGTGCTGTCGGGGTCCTCGGGCCGGATCGAGACGGACCGGTGCCGCATGCTCGCCTCGCACGGTGTGGCTGCGGCCTCGATCCGCTACTTCGGTGGCGCAGGCCAGGCGGCGCAGGCCTGCGAGGTCCCGGTGGAGGTCTTCGACGACACCCTCGCCGACCTGCACGCGCGGTATGAGCGGCTGGGGGTGCTCGGCACCTCGTGGGGCGCTCAGGCGGCGCTGCTGCTCGGCACCCTCCACGCCGAGATCGATGCGGTCGTGGGCATCTCCCCGTCCCATGTCGTGTGGGCGGGGCTGAGCGTCGACCGGCCGCAACGCTCGTCGTGGACCGTGCGCGGTGAGGCGATGCCGTTCGTACCCTTCGACCAGGAGAGCATCGCGGAAGCGGTCGAGGGAGCAAGCGAGCAGGGCGAGCCGCCGTCGTTCTGCGAGTCCTACGTCTCGGCCCTGGAGAAGTACGCCGACCGGGTGCCCGCCGCCACGATCGCGGCCGAACGCATCGCCGGTGAGGTGCTGCTGGTCGCCGGTGGCGACGACGCGCTGTGGCCCTCGGCGCTGATGGCAGAGCTCGTACGCCGCCGCCGAGCCGTCGCGGGCGAGGAGACCACGATCGTCTCCCATGCCGGGGCGGGCCATCGTGTCGTCCTGCCGGGGGAGACCCCTGTGGCTGCCACCGCCCACCGGGCGTGGGGCGGTTCGGAGGAGGCCGACCGAGAGCTCGGCGTACTGGCTCTGCCGGAGGTCTTGGCAGTCCTGCGGGGCCGGGTCACGGAATAG